One genomic segment of Kordiimonas sp. SCSIO 12603 includes these proteins:
- a CDS encoding DUF2855 family protein, whose product MAEFQIRRDDLTTIRVVDTGNSEQDFTLDEGEILVKIEHFAFTANNITYGAVGDQIGYWKFFPPSDDNGEIWGILPVWGFADVVSSSSEEIPVGERLYGYFPTSHYLKLKPAMVKGETFFDASEHRSTLPPGYNMYRRVRAEKTYDPSMEHERSLLFPLHLTSFCIWDALQDANWHGVEQILILSASSKTSIGLAYALAEDDNAPSIIGVTSNRNCEYVENLKLYNGTVSYDDLSSIEDIPTVIVDMSGNKQLLASLHNQLGDNMKYTINVGMTHWEDFQNDAEGIIANRSEFFFAPGHIQKRIADWGPAEFNKRSGTFMYKAALKSKDWLSCTVANGLESLQEHFKDVSKGNFAPDQGLIIKL is encoded by the coding sequence ATGGCTGAATTTCAAATTCGCAGAGATGATCTCACCACCATCCGAGTGGTAGATACCGGTAATAGTGAGCAGGACTTCACTCTGGATGAAGGGGAAATCCTTGTAAAAATTGAACATTTTGCCTTTACCGCCAATAACATCACATACGGTGCTGTGGGTGACCAAATCGGTTATTGGAAATTTTTCCCACCATCGGATGATAATGGCGAAATATGGGGTATTCTGCCTGTGTGGGGTTTTGCCGATGTTGTATCATCAAGCTCCGAAGAAATACCTGTTGGCGAACGACTTTACGGTTATTTTCCCACCTCGCATTACCTGAAACTGAAACCTGCAATGGTGAAGGGTGAAACTTTCTTTGACGCTTCTGAGCACCGCTCTACCCTCCCGCCTGGCTACAATATGTACCGTAGAGTGCGCGCTGAAAAAACCTATGATCCATCTATGGAACATGAACGCTCGCTCCTGTTTCCTCTACATCTTACATCCTTCTGTATCTGGGATGCCTTACAAGATGCGAACTGGCACGGAGTCGAGCAAATACTTATCCTGAGTGCCTCAAGCAAAACCAGCATTGGTCTAGCTTATGCACTCGCTGAAGATGATAATGCCCCTTCAATTATCGGTGTTACTTCCAACCGCAACTGTGAGTATGTGGAAAACCTTAAGCTTTATAACGGCACTGTTTCATATGATGATCTCTCATCTATTGAGGATATCCCTACAGTCATTGTAGATATGTCAGGCAACAAACAATTGCTGGCGTCGCTTCACAACCAGCTTGGCGACAATATGAAGTACACGATCAATGTTGGGATGACCCACTGGGAAGATTTCCAGAATGATGCGGAAGGCATTATAGCAAACCGTTCCGAGTTTTTCTTTGCCCCCGGGCATATCCAAAAACGGATAGCTGATTGGGGCCCCGCTGAGTTTAACAAGCGTTCTGGCACTTTTATGTATAAAGCAGCCCTCAAAAGCAAAGATTGGCTTAGCTGTACTGTAGCAAATGGTCTTGAAAGCCTTCAGGAGCACTTCAAGGATGTTTCCAAAGGAAACTTCGCCCCAGACCAAGGCTTGATTATCAAACTATAA
- a CDS encoding relaxase/mobilization nuclease domain-containing protein: MILKASQRGGGHELANHLMKEENEHVEIHEMRGFIANDLKGAFDEAYAVSKATRCKQYLFSLSLNPPAHEQVATSAFIRAADEVEKRLGLEGQPRAIVFHEKEGRRHAHVVWSRIGIEDDKLKAVNLPFFKRRLTELSKELYLEHGWKLPDGLKDRALRDPTNFDLAEWQQALRSGRDPREIKQIFQEAWQYSDSTKALNAALSEHGFMLAKGDRRGFVAVDYQGEVYSLARYAGVKTKEVRERLGEPDKLPSVDEAKAKFRENITPNLKNLIKQQKQNHHAEKSILQEKIFTLAKQQKLTRQSLAKRQKLERQNLQQRNAKKVKKGLLGVWDFLSGKTVQRKKEAQLKAWEQAKAHQQQKDTIILKQLAERQVLQQEKKRLKYTQKEERKFLHGLVGQALGLCKPIAHSKSKDRSRERQLYRSKKRGLQLG; encoded by the coding sequence ATGATCTTAAAAGCCAGCCAGAGAGGTGGTGGGCATGAACTGGCAAACCACCTCATGAAAGAAGAAAACGAGCATGTAGAAATACATGAAATGCGCGGCTTTATTGCCAATGACCTTAAAGGGGCATTTGATGAAGCGTATGCTGTATCTAAAGCAACTAGATGTAAGCAGTATTTGTTTTCTCTATCTCTTAACCCACCTGCACACGAACAGGTGGCAACATCCGCCTTTATCCGTGCTGCTGATGAAGTAGAAAAACGCCTTGGTTTGGAAGGTCAGCCAAGAGCAATTGTCTTCCATGAAAAAGAAGGTAGGCGTCATGCGCATGTGGTCTGGTCACGGATTGGCATTGAAGATGATAAGCTCAAGGCTGTTAACCTGCCTTTCTTTAAACGCCGCCTGACCGAACTTTCAAAAGAACTCTATCTTGAGCATGGTTGGAAGCTACCTGATGGCTTAAAAGACCGCGCTTTACGTGACCCGACAAACTTTGATCTGGCTGAATGGCAACAGGCTTTAAGATCTGGTCGTGACCCCAGAGAAATAAAACAGATATTCCAAGAAGCTTGGCAATATTCAGATAGCACAAAAGCACTTAATGCAGCCCTTTCAGAACATGGCTTTATGTTAGCCAAAGGTGACAGGCGCGGTTTTGTAGCTGTTGATTATCAGGGTGAAGTTTACTCACTTGCTAGATATGCTGGTGTAAAAACCAAGGAAGTCAGAGAACGATTAGGTGAACCTGACAAGCTGCCGTCTGTTGATGAAGCAAAGGCCAAGTTTAGAGAGAACATAACACCTAACCTGAAAAACCTGATCAAACAGCAAAAGCAAAACCATCATGCTGAAAAGAGCATCTTGCAGGAAAAGATATTCACCCTTGCCAAGCAACAGAAGCTAACACGCCAAAGCCTCGCTAAGCGTCAAAAACTCGAAAGACAAAACCTGCAACAGCGAAACGCTAAAAAGGTCAAGAAAGGCTTATTGGGTGTTTGGGACTTCCTATCTGGCAAAACTGTACAAAGGAAGAAAGAGGCTCAGCTCAAGGCATGGGAACAGGCGAAAGCGCACCAGCAACAGAAAGATACTATCATTCTCAAGCAACTTGCCGAACGGCAGGTGTTACAACAGGAAAAGAAGCGCCTGAAATACACTCAAAAAGAAGAACGTAAGTTCTTGCATGGATTGGTTGGGCAAGCTCTCGGACTTTGTAAGCCAATAGCCCATTCTAAATCAAAGGATAGGAGCCGCGAACGGCAATTGTATCGAAGTAAAAAACGAGGTTTGCAGTTGGGATAA
- a CDS encoding TetR/AcrR family transcriptional regulator — protein sequence MTDTKAKILNAASELFLEGGASALSVRAISKRAGLSTIGIYSHFQGKQGILDALYIEGFGYVSNAVNVEEQGEGPLERIIIAAERYLQMAAHHKAHYKLVFGEGDSSYEPSEEAKSAGRTAFEELVNQAAKALPDGVSWAQKQEFAVGIWALLHGYVSLSDHAVTNLVETQNWRDMILKSLTAYVQAQLEAFSH from the coding sequence GTGACTGATACTAAAGCGAAAATTTTGAACGCGGCGTCTGAATTGTTTCTTGAAGGAGGAGCGTCGGCTCTCAGTGTACGCGCTATTTCAAAACGAGCGGGATTGTCCACCATCGGGATTTACAGTCATTTCCAGGGCAAACAGGGTATCCTTGATGCCCTTTACATCGAAGGGTTTGGTTACGTATCAAACGCTGTGAATGTAGAAGAGCAGGGGGAAGGTCCTCTCGAGCGGATTATTATTGCGGCGGAACGTTACCTGCAAATGGCTGCACATCACAAGGCGCATTATAAATTAGTGTTTGGTGAGGGTGATAGTAGTTATGAACCCTCTGAAGAAGCAAAGAGTGCTGGCCGTACAGCCTTTGAAGAGCTGGTTAATCAAGCAGCAAAAGCTCTGCCTGATGGAGTAAGTTGGGCGCAGAAGCAGGAATTCGCCGTTGGCATATGGGCGCTATTACATGGATATGTAAGTTTAAGTGATCACGCTGTTACAAATCTTGTGGAAACCCAGAATTGGCGAGACATGATATTGAAATCACTTACCGCTTATGTGCAGGCGCAATTAGAAGCGTTTTCCCACTAA
- a CDS encoding DUF5623 domain-containing protein, whose translation MLKDNIQPSSLDGIKRYAKQLKKANGIPHNKALDIAAKAGSFANYTHARKQFQNVTSNDAQGEELFLTAYWYDNKVRKIGRETLKVTLASPVLEIASKSELRKARGLDWFRVVAPDHLVKDEQSHSQSEARRMICSAVRTLRFMEATGLKPSKDFEAAYPNRDRNNRLPKTDHSTDWFDPSTGQFILIDEPYAPAVIDAGREDWAKKHNWHILKSKWAGMYYPHECELFVVADASSDYDFQGLMSKIDAIDEPITEETWNGTSADDHEVFLSPLAKSPQDKRRAQAKGTIYRVSTKKTIPMRLQSSYNDRRPNAAMPIPKHLEAARIIKAIQQAPERPWSVYGRMNKLKSILEDWFFAEHSREETDKYDLFYYGDVDADDPFVIEARTSEGVIELLHKLKSILLKYYVDCEPRNSLIKKIDFSIKATRKA comes from the coding sequence ATGTTGAAAGACAACATTCAGCCATCTTCTCTTGATGGCATCAAGCGTTACGCCAAACAGCTTAAAAAAGCTAATGGCATCCCCCATAACAAAGCTTTGGACATAGCGGCGAAAGCAGGGTCTTTTGCGAATTATACCCATGCACGTAAACAATTTCAAAATGTTACCTCCAATGACGCTCAGGGCGAGGAGCTTTTTCTGACGGCATATTGGTATGATAACAAAGTGCGTAAAATTGGCAGAGAAACTCTCAAAGTTACACTGGCAAGTCCAGTACTTGAAATAGCAAGTAAATCTGAATTACGGAAAGCGCGCGGGCTAGATTGGTTTAGAGTGGTAGCGCCCGACCATCTAGTGAAAGATGAGCAAAGTCATTCGCAGAGCGAGGCACGAAGAATGATTTGTTCAGCAGTCAGAACTTTGCGCTTTATGGAAGCCACAGGTCTAAAGCCATCAAAAGATTTTGAAGCAGCTTACCCAAACCGGGATAGAAATAACAGGTTGCCAAAAACAGATCATTCCACGGACTGGTTCGATCCCTCAACCGGACAGTTTATTCTGATTGATGAACCTTATGCGCCAGCGGTTATCGATGCGGGACGTGAAGATTGGGCAAAGAAACATAATTGGCATATTCTGAAATCAAAGTGGGCGGGTATGTATTATCCTCATGAATGCGAGCTATTCGTCGTTGCAGACGCTTCTAGCGATTATGACTTCCAAGGTCTGATGTCAAAGATAGACGCAATAGATGAACCCATCACAGAAGAAACATGGAATGGTACCTCGGCAGATGACCACGAAGTCTTCCTAAGCCCACTAGCGAAATCTCCTCAAGACAAACGACGCGCCCAAGCAAAAGGCACTATTTACCGCGTCTCTACTAAGAAGACGATTCCTATGAGATTGCAGTCTTCCTACAATGATCGACGCCCAAATGCAGCAATGCCAATTCCAAAACACTTAGAAGCTGCCCGCATCATTAAAGCAATTCAACAGGCACCAGAAAGACCTTGGTCAGTGTATGGTCGAATGAACAAGCTTAAGAGCATTCTGGAAGATTGGTTTTTCGCGGAACATAGTCGTGAAGAAACCGATAAATATGACCTATTTTACTACGGGGATGTAGATGCTGATGACCCGTTTGTGATAGAGGCACGCACTTCAGAAGGGGTGATAGAGCTATTGCATAAGCTCAAAAGCATATTGTTGAAATACTATGTCGATTGTGAACCTAGAAATAGCTTGATCAAGAAAATTGACTTTTCTATTAAGGCCACCCGCAAGGCATAG